One window of Etheostoma spectabile isolate EspeVRDwgs_2016 chromosome 6, UIUC_Espe_1.0, whole genome shotgun sequence genomic DNA carries:
- the zhx2a gene encoding zinc fingers and homeoboxes protein 2a, with protein MSSRRKASTPLMIRPEQTMVELDDDTEDDMETTMENHAEEGPMETCLSTEAEPSVEMDLMGKALDPPTAPDKPATEPPDLSKPQRRQQGGYECKYCPFSTQNLNTFKEHVDTNHPNVILNPLYLCAVCNFNTKKFDTLTEHNERCHPGESNFKFKRIKMNNQTILEQTIEGCSNNAVIYNTSCAISGKGDEQGSLPLSKPTTVKIGKPKIMSDNKRTDLAKKPITAVNVNGTVIIPESTLLKAEGLSHIMPSLQRPLNYTQVPKIAVPLNTSKYNPSLDDNLTLISSFNNFPYPTQAELSWLTAASKHPEEQIKVWFTTQRLKQGISWSPEEVEEARKKMFNGTISSMPHTFTVVASQLNSQPCNPSAPTAASKAMQSAASVLQSLPCHLLGQTSLVLTPVANGSTVTCAPLALTVANQVAQSLKRPLASPVITTETKRPSIIQNISAPMATSKLASPKVLSFTVDPNKTDEQLSVLRSSYTQCPFPEEDEIYRLIETTGLSRGEIKKWFSEQRLLNLKGVPPPPVLVKAEVTPAPKDGPVKKAVPSHFPLLERVKGKSSEQLKALEESFQRSGTPTEAVLDQLAQETRLSKTEVDCWFSERRALRDNMEKALLSMSAKSTEERAERPGALLNGASHGGKPLRCSPQPPVLSSSSSSSPPVLAASSPHPPTLSSSSASPPILTSSSSSPHPPILLASTSPAPITSRSLSLLRETFCRTQWPSPEEYSQLEVQTSLGRTDIVRWFKDHRSALKNGETLDWMESFQNLVEEQKAGKEQNGKSPEKKQCVSLEVTAGKVVAVGAVGEAVENTAAAAEHSKLPDQDKVQRLTDRLAHSVTDLSRTRPDQTSSSAADKGRWVKVTVAVGEESEAGVERPRLATDTDVLSLEQPGRVIG; from the exons ATGTCAAGTCGACGGAAGGCCTCCACTCCGTTAATGATCCGACCAGAGCAGACCATGGTGGAGCTGGATGATGACACTGAGGATGACATGGAG ACAACAATGGAGAACCATGCCGAGGAGGGACCTATGGAAACATGTCTCTCAACAGAGGCAGAGCCCTCTGTAGAAATGGACCTGATGGGCAAGGCCTTGGACCCTCCTACGGCTCCAGACAAACCAGCCACCGAGCCACCAGACCTCTCCAAGCCTCAGCGCAGACAACAGGGGGGCTACGAGTGTAAATACTGCCCCTTCTCCACACAGAACCTCAACACTTTCAAAGAACACGTGGACACCAACCACCCTAACGTCATCCTCAACCCCCTGTACCTGTGTGCCGTCTGCAACTTCAACACAAAGAAGTTTGACACCCTGACAGAACACAACGAGAGGTGTCACCCAGGGGAGAGCAACTTCAAATTCAAACGCATCAAAATGAACAATCAGACGATCTTAGAACAGACAATTGAGGGGTGCAGTAACAATGCAGTCATTTACAACACCTCCTGTGCCATTTCTGGCAAAGGGGACGAACAAGGCTCTCTGCCACTCAGCAAGCCCACCACAGTCAAGATCGGTAAACCGAAAATAATGTCCGATAATAAACGGACAGATCTGGCCAAGAAACCAATCACAGCGGTCAACGTGAACGGGACGGTCATCATCCCTGAGTCGACTCTACTCAAAGCAGAAGGTCTTTCTCACATCATGCCTTCCCTCCAGCGGCCTCTAAACTATACTCAG GTGCCGAAGATCGCAGTGCCCCTCAACACAAGCAAATACAACCCTTCGCTGGACGACAACCTGACGCTCATCTCTTCCTTTAACAACTTCCCCTACCCAACACAGGCTGAGCTGTCCTGGCTCACCGCAGCCTCCAAACACCCCGAGGAGCAAATCAAAGTCTGGTTCACCACACAGAGGCTCAAACAGGGCATTAGCTGGTCACCTGAGGAG GTGGAAGAAGCCAGGAAGAAAATGTTCAACGGTACGATCTCCTCCATGCCTCACACCTTCACCGTGGTAGCTTCTCAGCTCAACTCCCAGCCATGCAACCCGTCTGCCCCCACCGCCGCCTCCAAAGCCATGCAGTCGGCAGCCTCCGTCCTGCAGTCCCTCCCCTGTCACCTGCTGGGACAGACCAGCCTCGTGCTGACTCCTGTAGCTAACGGCTCCACGGTCACGTGTGCACCGCTGGCACTCACCGTGGCTAACCAG GTGGCACAGTCGCTCAAACGACCTCTGGCCTCCCCTGTGATCACCACGGAGACCAAACGGCCCTCCATCATTCAAAACATCTCTGCGCCCATGGCCACATCCAAGCTGGCATCACCCAAAGTGCTGAGTTTTACAGTCGATCCCAACAAAACGGACGAGCAGCTATCAGTACTGAGGTCCAGCTACACACAGTGTCCTTTCCCCGAGGAAGATGAG ATCTACAGGCTGATAGAGACCACTGGGCTGTCCAGAGGAGAGATAAAGAAGTGGTTCAGTGAACAGAGGCTCCTTAATCTGAAAG GTGTTCCTCCGCCTCCAGTGTTGGTGAAAGCAGAGGTGACACCAGCACCTAAAGACGGTCCTGTAAAGAAAGCGGTCCCCAGCCATTTTCCCCTGCTGGAGAGGGTGAAGGGGAAGTCGTCAGAACAGTTAAAAGCGCTGGAGGAGAGCTTTCAGAGAAGCGGCACTCCGACAGAGGCAGTGCTAG ACCAGCTGGCCCAGGAGACCAGGCTGTCCAAGACGGAGGTGGACTGCTGGTTTTCCGAGCGCAGGGCGCTGAGGGACAACATGGAGAAGGCTTTACTCTCCATGTCTGCAAAGAGCACAGAGGAGCGAGCGGAGCGGCCGGGAGCGCTGCTGAACGGTGCTTCACACGGAGGGAAACCTCTACGCTGCTCTCCTCAGCCACCTGTCctgtcctcttcatcctcctcctcccctcctgtgCTCGCAGCCTCCTCCCCCCATCCACcaaccctctcctcctcctcggcATCTCCTCCCATCctcacttcctcctcctcttctccccaTCCTCCCATCCTGTTGGCCTCCACCAGCCCGGCTCCCATTACCAGCCGCTCGCTCAGCCTGCTCAGAGAG ACATTCTGTCGGACTCAGTGGCCATCTCCCGAGGAGTACAGCCAGCTGGAGGTCCAGACGAGCCTTGGGCGCACCGACATTGTCCGCTGGTTCAAGGACCACCGCTCGGCACTGAAGAACGGTGAAACTCTGGActggatggaaagtttccaAAACCTTGTAGAGGAGCAGAAGGCAGGCAAGGAACAGAACGGCAAGAGTCCTGAGAAAAAACAGTGTGTTTCCCTGGAAGTCACAGCTGGGAAAG TCGTTGCAGTGGGTGCAGTGGGGGAGGCCGTTGAGAacacagcagctgctgcagagcACTCCAAGCTGCCCGACCAAGACAAAGTCCAGCGGCTGACTGACAGATTAGCCCACAGCGTGACAGACCTGAGCCGGACCAGACCGGACCAGACCAGCTCGAGCGCTGCTGACAAAGGGAG GTGGGTAAAGGTGACTGTGGCAGTGGGGGAGGAGAGTGAAGCGGGAGTGGAAAGACCGAGGCTGGCAACAGACACAGACGTTCTGAGCTTGGAGCAACCTGGGAGGGTCATTGGTTGA